TCCTCCTGCTCTCAAGATTTGGTTCCTACTTTCTAGGAAAGATAGCCCCCCTTGGTCTAACTTTCAGTCATGTATCAAGCTAAGTAATTCCCTGAGTTTAGGATTCTGATTTAGTTTGTTGTGTTTGATTTCCATTAGTACTGTCAGGGCTGATACAATGTACATGGTGTTATACTTGGTTAAATAAATCACCTATttaatttcacctggagagtgacattattcccaccccttcaatgtcttctttcctgtcattaaccaaccagttgcttccTGGAATTACTGACATGCTTTGATCCCTACTCATGTGAAATGACCTGGAAGTGAAAGAGTAACAGGCTTCCTGGTAATAAAGCAAGCAAACTGATATCTTTGTGCAGTtccagatatcttttttttttttttttaatgaaaatatttgtttgctcTGTGCTTttctcaaaactgcacatttgagacctgtagaGCACAACAGGTTTTCTGAAATGATGCTGTTACAACCACAGAAATGAGAGATGCTTGCTGTTACCGAACATTAATTGCTCTCCTGTGTTCTTCTTGCAGCCTTGTGACTTGGAAGAAGTCATGATGGATGCCTTGGTCAGCAATAAACCTGATTTTGTGAAGCTTTTCATTGACAATGGGATGAACATGTGCGACTTCCTGACATACAACAAACTCCAGGACTTGTACTGTGCAATCCCTCCGAAGTGCCTTCTCCACCAACTCCTGCAGAGGAAACACGAGGAGCCCAAACTCTCCATAACGGCGCGCAATGGCAGCATGGCAGATTCTCTGGAGCAGAAACCAAAGTTCACTCTGTATGAGGTCTCCAAAGTGCTCAAAGACTTCCTGCACGATTCCTGCAGAGGATTTTACCAGGAGACCTCCAAGAAAGGAACAATGGTGTGCGCTTTCAGGTTATTTATTACACACATTTCCATATCCATATAAAACACACGTAGTTGCATCCAGATTCATTTTGTATCCTAGGGCAACAAGACTCTTAGGTAAGGCTTCTATTGGTGGCATGTTTGATTGCTTACAAAATTCacaatattttaaagtttaatcCTTAAagataaacatttagaaaattaaagtgattttttatttatttatttttaataggtgAAGCGCAAATACGATATACTATTCAGTGAAGCGTCATTTACACTAATTGATCCTTAAGGTTAAAAATACAAGTGTCTTTGCATTAGTGTTGGGCAGCATAGGCCTCAGCCTAGCTCTTCTTCTCAAGTGTAAAAATCTTAGTACTAGGTCattaaattggggaaaaaatataaagatataCAGATATTTTTGAGAAAATGGATTTACAAATGCTTAGATATTGTATTGTTACGAAGCTCATTCACCTGTTTAGCTTGTTTTTAATAACAGCTACCCATGAAATTGGCCAGTGGTTTGTGTTTTCACTTGACACTGGCAGGTAGGAAAATGGTGGTAGAAATTTGCATCAGTTGCCTGAAAGTCGTAGGCTGTTACCCAGCTGTGGGGGCTGTTAGGCATTTCTGTGGTCTCcactataataaatacattatctcACTGTttcagaacaccctgcagtgttttcaAGAAACACGTTCCTTTACACTTGTTGTATCACATGTCTATCTCAGCAATATATTTTCTGATCTTATTGCACGATACATATAAggacacaattgtatcagaaaaagctTAGGTGTGTAAGGGGGTGGGggtagggttagggctagggttatatcatgcaaaaaatgtacacattaaatacattgtaatttatGTGCAAGTGCacatttatgtactgtaaatgcagagtaattagaaacacttaatgtaaagtattacccaAGATTATTTTTAAGTGGACTAATCAATTGCCTACTGTACTTCAAAAGCCTACCTTACTTGAATGCGTGGCGTGTACGTTTGTAACAtggccttgtttttattttcaggaaaAAGCCGGTATAGGTCGAGTCAGTCATGTGCAAAAGCCCTCACTCAACATGAGCCAGAAATGTGAGAATCCGTGGAGGGATCTCTTTCTGTGGGCAGTCCTTCTGAACAGACAGGAAATGGCCAACTACTTCTGGGCTACAGTAAGCCATATTCATTTTCTGTGCAGGGAGATggtttacaaatttaaagttaTTGCATTGTTAGGGGCCTCTGGTCAGTCTGTTAACCATAATAATGAATTCTCCTTGTACTTTTTGCAGTcatttctgtattcatttttggAATCCAAATGGATTGCAAgaaatatgaattaaaataagTTCAAACATGAATTAAAATAAGTTCAAACTACATTCTTTTTCAGATAGACAGAAGATTTGAATTCTTTGTATTGTATTCTAAATATAGGCAGCAGTCAGTTGACAATCATGAATTTACAATAAAATGGACTGTTTCCtacatggttttatttaaaaatcagtgAAAAATGATGTTGCAAAGCTAGCGAGTTGCGTTGCAGCTGTTTCAATAGATTAAAATGCGTTTGATTTACTGTGTGGTGGCTACGTTTCTATGCTATCTATCCAGAAGtcttgtttttatcttttatatCTTGTGCATGGCAGGGCCCGGAGGCAGTGGCAGCAGCTCTAGCTGGCTGTAAGATCCTGAAAGAGATGGCTCACCTGGAATCAGAGGCAGAGTCTGCTCGGAGCATGAAGGAGGCTAAATACGAGCAATTCGCACTGGGTGAGGGAGTCCAGCTGACCTTCACAATGCCACATTAACTCTTCTTATGCTACTGTACTAGCAGCTCAGGATTAAACTGTGCACATTCATGTGTCAAATTAAATGTCAGTTAATGTCACCCATGCTCATCTTATTTGTATCATCTTATTTAAGCCAGGAACACATTGGGTACTCAAGAGACAGTAGTCTTGCTCTTTTCACAGTCACATCCcatttcttgaatctacttattGCTTAGGGGCTGATCAATAAGCCACAACTgaattttttagagcattttaaagCACCAGCTGCAATGGGTGACCCACATTTGCCGACCCCAGTTCTAAACATGAAAGGAGTTTCTCTTCAGTAATGGTTGTGGTCTGTTATTCCTAGACTTGTTCAGTGAATGCTACACCAACAGTGAGGACAGGGCCTTTGCTTTGCTGGTCAGAAAGACAAAGTCCTGGAACAAAACCACCTGCCTAGACCTGGCAACAGAAGCCGACGCCAAGTCCTTCTTCGCCCATGATGGTGTTCAGGTATTGGCCATTACAGAAACTTTAGAATACCATTGTGTCAGGGTTCTCCCATAAGCTTGCCATGCCGTTAGCAGACAACTACATTACTAGAATGGCAACACAAGGGATTTGGCTTTAACAGTTTTGTACAAAGGTATTAAAACTGAAAAGTTACTTACCAAAATAATTGTTCAAAAGTACTTAACACCAGTTATATAACCAGAAAATGTGTGTTATTAAAGTAATTTAAGATAATtaagtcattttaaataataagtaaTACAATCACTTATTAATAGATGGTTTTAAATCATTCTAAGTAATGGTTGGTAATTTCTTTACTTGAgattagttacaaaaaaaaaaatgaatacataaataagtgCATTTAAATACCAACAATGTGCTATAATTTGTAGTAGCAGCaatattaaagtatttattttattggtagcagtaaaacaatattttaagagTAAAAAAAGTTTGTGTACCAGTGTATTGTACCATTGACATTATAGGCACTTTACAGTAATGGACTGACCATTTTTCTGAGTATATAATCATTTCATTGACATtgatttcttttctgtttttcctCAATATCAACACCAATTCAGGGGTTATTTTAATCTTTACCCTACCTAGCTGCAGTACTGTATACAGCATGTAGTATACAGGGGGTGTCTTTCCATCCTACTGTTTATCCAAGCCCTACTGAGTCATTATTCCATCTGTATTCCAGTCTCACTTGACGAAGATGTGGTGGGGAGCCATGAAGTCAGACACCCGGATTTGGAAACTAGTGCTCTCATTCTTCTGTCCTCCTCTAATTTACACCAACTTAATAACATTCAGGTACCGAACCAAGCGCAAAGTTATTTACATGCCATCGATTGCAGTTCTGTGTTTAAACTCAAATATGGAAAACCTTGCAGTTCACCATCTCAGTATAGAGTCTACCCTGCTAAAGCCATATGTTTAATCAGGTTCCATTGACTTCATAATAAAAATACCTTCATTAACCCTATAGAATACAGACCACTACTTACATTCCCTCACTAGACCTGGAAAACGgccagctgtttttaaaataactagaAATGGGCGTTTTTGTGAAGAGAAGCCAAGCAACCCCCTGCATGGATGTAAGGGGGAACACCCTGTGTATTCATGTAACAGTAAAATGCATTGCAGACAGCAATCTATTGAGAGTAGAAATGTActattgctttgtttgtttgaacaACATTACTATGGCTTTGTTATTGAATAGACTCAAAACAAACCCACacaactatatataaaatacttgtTTAAAACTGAAACTTGACATGCCAGATTTGGATTTAGTATATAGGTCACTTTTTTATACTGGGTAGCAGAAAACTATGTCCACATCACAACAGCATCACACACTGGGTATAATGTTTTAGCGAGGCCCTGGACTGAATGACAGGGAGTGTTCagggtaagaaattaaatatgaacTGGGAGGGAAAGCTCTTATGGTACCTGCTGGCATCACTCCTGGCAGTAGCCCTGTGCTAGGGATAACTCTTCATGGCTTATCATGGCATGTGACTGTTTAATATTTACTGTTCATTGGTTAGTTGGGAGTTAATGTTGCTTTGATTAGCTGGCTCACCACTCTCTGCTTCTCTGGTTGCAGCGAGGACGAGCATCACACAGTGGGTGGAACGGAACAGTTTAAGGAATTCGACAGCCAGGATAGTGAGAAGGCAATGCTGCTCAAGCAGAGGCAGAACAGGTCAGCCTGAAAGCGGCTCTCTGTCGTGACCCTGAGCACGCTCTCCACGTGTTAAACCTGGCTTTTAAAGGGAATGAACAGATTATTACAAAATAAtctaatatttatatagtattattttaaaaaacaaggatGTAATGCAAACTATACTTTAATTTAATGAACTCCAATTCATTTACTAAGCTAGTTGATTAACTAATATGCTTTATTGTTTATAAAGGTTACTAAAGGTtaagtaagtgttttttttttgtcccctttttggtgttcttattgcaattactcgaatactctcttttttttaaaattaattttagtgCATTTTAGTAAGCTAGCTGTTAGGAGATTCTTGGAAAATATTTTGATTTGCTACTGACACGTGAGGGACACTGGTGTCTCAGTGCAGCTGTATTCCATTATGTTTTGATCTCCTGTTGAATGACTTTTGCCATTGTGATACCTTTTCTAGTGACACGATCAAGCCTGAAAAACAGGTAATGACCAGCAATAACGTTTGCATGAAGTTCCTGTTCACGAGATGGAAGAAGTTCTGGGGTGCCCCGGTCACTGTGTTCCTGGGCAATGTCATCATGTACTTTGCATTCCTCTTCCTTTTTACTTACGTTATCTTGGTGGACTTCCAACCCCCTCCTCCCTACGGCCCATCCATCCCAGAGATCACCCTCTACTTCTGGGTCTTCACCCTGGTGTTGGAGGAGCTGCGACAGGTCAGACTCTCATACCCCTCCTCTGTCTGAATCTCAGCATATACTGCTAGAGAACATGATTTATTACCTCACCCCTGTAATAAGACTGCCATGTAATAAAAGTCTTATTTTACAGTCTCATTTGGGTTACATTGACTTCAAAGAAAAGAACTTCAATACAACCAGATCACAATAGATTAGGGGTAGAATGAATATTAATTCTGAGTCAAAAAGTTGAGGCAGAAGTAGTCGAATAGGTCTAGTTGCCACTTATCTAAACaaatcatgcattttatcatGTCTGGAGCTCTAATTGTGAGTGTACGGTGTTCTAAAGTGTTGatgtttgtgcactatattttaaaactgcttggaatttttaaaagatgtttattGATGTTCttaaatgttattgttaatgGATTGAAACCGAAGTCCTTCTTAGTTAATACTAGTTCACCAATACAGAAGCATAAACTTTAAACACACAACAGTGGTACGTATGGTAACTGTTTTTGCATGAAACATTAACATTTGTGATCTCATTATTGTGATGCAGTCACTAAACAGGACTTTCAATAAATGTGCAATTACCTTTCCATtaccataaacaaaataaagacatgcGATTAGTCGGCTTTTCTATTCAATTCACTGACTGTTTGGTGCTACCCCTACAATGGATTCCAGCTTTATTTTTAGAAGTTCCCTACATCCCACCTCTGAGCTGTGCTGGACCAGCCACAAcctagcttttgttttttaatatcgtttttaaaaagtaaaatcgAAGTAAGAATAAAAATTCTTTCTGGTATTTCCTAAGAACTGTTCaattcaaataacagcacagatagAAATCACACAGTGCACTGTACATATTGTACAATTGCAACATTATATAGGAAATTGCACCATGGACCAAGGTGGTGGGGAGAAGGTTGAACACAAAATAGTCTTTGGTCTGCTTACAGTATGTATGGGATAAAGTACAGTGGGCAAAGCAATCAGTCCCACAAGTGTGAAATGGGCTTCTGAAACTGTTTAGACTGGAATGACATTCACTGTGGGACTGGTCTTGACAGCCACCCAGGTTCTGCATTTATAGCAGTTACACTTAGTACATATATTCTGCTTGTATTCTACTTATTTTTGATGTAAGCATCATTAAATTTCAATTTCTTCTCAGAGTTTCTTTACAGATGAAGACACCAGCATCATAAAGAAGTTCAAGCTCTATGTGGAAGACAACTGGAACAAGTGTGATATGGTGGCCATCCTGCTGTTCGTGCTCGGGGTGTTTTGCAGGTTAGACTATTGAGGATGTATCTTTTCATTGAATACCATAATACACCTTGCCGGAGAAGCCACATCTCGGAactaaatgtacacattttgctCTTCTGTGTAAACTTGTTCCTCTTATAGGATGGCATGGTCTACGTATGAAGCAGGTCGTACAGTCCTGGCCCTAGATTTCATGGTGTTTGCTCTCCGGTTGATTCACATCTTTGCCATCCACAAGCAGTTGGGCCCAAAGATTATCATTGTGGAAAGAATGGTAAGTCATCCAGTGCCATCTGCAAACTCCAAGAGCAGCAGTAGTACCTAATCATTTAGGGGAGATTTTTTACTATTGTATCCTATCTTTTCTACAGCCCTTTGCTTTGACCCCTTTTAAAAACCATTCTTAACTGCACCATTTGTAACATTACAGAGAAAACATTTGTAACATCtcagataaaacagcagcataaataaggaaaaataataaaatacatcccATTCTGTGCAGAGTTAAAAGTCACATTTAGAAACTAA
This portion of the Polyodon spathula isolate WHYD16114869_AA unplaced genomic scaffold, ASM1765450v1 scaffolds_637, whole genome shotgun sequence genome encodes:
- the LOC121308316 gene encoding transient receptor potential cation channel subfamily M member 5-like, which codes for PCDLEEVMMDALVSNKPDFVKLFIDNGMNMCDFLTYNKLQDLYCAIPPKCLLHQLLQRKHEEPKLSITARNGSMADSLEQKPKFTLYEVSKVLKDFLHDSCRGFYQETSKKGTMEKAGIGRVSHVQKPSLNMSQKCENPWRDLFLWAVLLNRQEMANYFWATGPEAVAAALAGCKILKEMAHLESEAESARSMKEAKYEQFALDLFSECYTNSEDRAFALLVRKTKSWNKTTCLDLATEADAKSFFAHDGVQSHLTKMWWGAMKSDTRIWKLVLSFFCPPLIYTNLITFSEDEHHTVGGTEQFKEFDSQDSEKAMLLKQRQNSDTIKPEKQVMTSNNVCMKFLFTRWKKFWGAPVTVFLGNVIMYFAFLFLFTYVILVDFQPPPPYGPSIPEITLYFWVFTLVLEELRQSFFTDEDTSIIKKFKLYVEDNWNKCDMVAILLFVLGVFCRMAWSTYEAGRTVLALDFMVFALRLIHIFAIHKQLGPKIIIVERMMKDVFFFLFFLSVWLIAYGVATQALLHPNDTRVDWIFRRVLYRPYLHIFGQIPLEEIDGNKNKNTFMVHVV